A genome region from Bacillaceae bacterium IKA-2 includes the following:
- a CDS encoding HAD family hydrolase has translation MRWTTICFDLDNTLYSHEQAFEKAIRFCFESILKRKNLIGEADTKQLFKVFKQNCDLYWQDYESGTLTPKEYRRKRFLETTQLFQLPFDADDADEFQRTYYNVVDVFSEPFPKLNLIMNTLVAAQIKIGIITNGGADTQYNKVKELDLYEWIPNEAIFISEQLKIAKPNRQIFDIAKQKLESSGRYLFVGDSWEHDVVGAIEAGWDSIFLNTRMEKEKTAHKPFAVCTSLEGVAEVIFRENKLSNVLKG, from the coding sequence ATGCGTTGGACTACGATTTGTTTTGATCTCGATAATACACTTTACAGTCATGAACAAGCTTTTGAAAAAGCAATTCGCTTTTGCTTTGAATCAATTTTAAAACGTAAAAACTTAATTGGAGAAGCTGATACTAAACAACTCTTTAAAGTCTTTAAACAAAACTGTGATTTATATTGGCAGGATTATGAAAGTGGGACTTTAACTCCAAAAGAATATCGGAGGAAAAGATTTTTAGAAACTACCCAACTATTTCAGCTTCCTTTTGATGCGGATGATGCGGATGAATTTCAACGAACCTATTACAATGTAGTTGATGTTTTCAGTGAGCCGTTTCCAAAACTAAATTTGATAATGAATACTTTAGTAGCGGCACAGATAAAAATAGGTATTATTACTAATGGAGGTGCCGATACTCAATATAATAAAGTAAAAGAACTAGATTTATACGAGTGGATTCCTAATGAAGCTATTTTTATATCTGAACAATTAAAAATAGCGAAGCCGAATCGTCAAATTTTTGATATTGCTAAACAAAAACTCGAATCTAGTGGGCGGTATCTTTTTGTCGGTGATTCTTGGGAACACGATGTTGTCGGGGCAATTGAGGCAGGTTGGGACTCTATATTTTTAAATACTAGGATGGAAAAGGAAAAAACTGCACACAAGCCTTTTGCAGTATGTACCAGTTTAGAGGGTGTGGCAGAAGTGATTTTTAGGGAGAATAAATTGAGCAATGTCTTGAAAGGATGA